The proteins below are encoded in one region of Paraburkholderia phenazinium:
- a CDS encoding microcin C ABC transporter permease YejB has translation MWSYILKRLLLMIPTLLGVLTLTFAVIQFVPGGPVEQMVHELRRGNENGAPFGLRAHNGVDAQEVAQLKALYGFDKPPLERYGLMLKRFATFDLGQSYFRHQSVWSLVVSKLPVSISIGVWTFLLTYLISVPLGIAKAIRNGSHFDFVTSLIVLIGYAIPGFVLGVLLLVLFGGGSFLQLFPLRGLTSDNWAQLSVGAKILDYLWHITLPIIASVVGSFAVITMLTKNAFLDEIRKQYVLTARAKGLSERRVLWKHVFRNASLPLIVGFPGAFIGAFFTGSLLIETLFSLDGLGLLSYQSVVQRDYPVVLGTLYLFTLIGLATKLISDLCYVWVDPRIQFEQLER, from the coding sequence ATGTGGAGCTACATCCTCAAACGCCTGCTGTTGATGATCCCGACCTTGCTCGGCGTGTTGACACTCACGTTCGCTGTGATCCAGTTTGTGCCCGGCGGCCCGGTTGAACAGATGGTGCACGAATTGCGCAGGGGCAACGAGAACGGCGCACCGTTCGGGCTACGCGCGCATAACGGCGTCGACGCGCAGGAGGTTGCGCAGCTCAAGGCGCTCTACGGCTTCGACAAACCGCCACTCGAACGCTACGGGCTGATGCTCAAACGCTTCGCGACCTTCGATCTCGGGCAGAGCTATTTCCGTCATCAAAGCGTGTGGTCGCTGGTGGTCTCGAAGCTGCCGGTGTCCATCAGCATCGGCGTGTGGACTTTCTTGCTCACGTATCTGATCTCGGTGCCGCTCGGTATCGCCAAGGCAATCCGCAACGGCTCGCACTTCGATTTCGTCACCAGCCTGATCGTGCTGATCGGTTACGCGATTCCTGGTTTCGTGCTCGGCGTGCTGCTGCTCGTACTGTTCGGCGGCGGCTCTTTCCTGCAGCTATTTCCGCTGCGCGGTCTCACCTCCGACAACTGGGCTCAACTAAGCGTCGGCGCAAAGATACTGGATTACCTGTGGCACATCACGCTGCCGATCATTGCCTCGGTAGTAGGCAGCTTCGCGGTAATCACGATGCTGACCAAGAACGCCTTCCTCGACGAGATCCGCAAGCAGTACGTACTGACTGCACGAGCCAAGGGTCTCTCCGAGCGGCGCGTGCTATGGAAGCATGTGTTTCGCAATGCCTCGCTGCCGTTGATCGTCGGTTTTCCGGGCGCGTTTATCGGCGCGTTCTTCACCGGCAGTCTCCTGATCGAGACGCTGTTCTCGCTCGACGGCCTCGGCCTGCTGTCGTATCAATCGGTCGTGCAGCGCGACTATCCGGTGGTGCTCGGCACGCTGTATCTGTTCACGCTGATCGGGCTAGCCACCAAGCTGATCTCCGACCTCTGCTACGTCTGGGTCGATCCTCGCATTCAATTCGAACAACTGGAGCGCTGA